A DNA window from Drosophila biarmipes strain raj3 chromosome 2R, RU_DBia_V1.1, whole genome shotgun sequence contains the following coding sequences:
- the LOC108030068 gene encoding bromodomain adjacent to zinc finger domain protein 2B isoform X4, with product MNKNAGDGSDGKNSNKNSNAGGGAGAGGPHDPTGLLDAASLFAYWGRDPTGAAAAAASNPLFNSQFNAAAAAGLGLLPQAGGASANDRYNMAAAAAAAAGAHHHQNTMAVAASQAASLAGLHPASWWSMAQLAAQDYFSRLQASGLSPFPHPDLAAAFGPAGMGMGGGAGGAGAGGGGAGVLGQGGGNGGGGNGGGGSSSGSTGSKSNKSRKEKRAAQQQQQQQQSLANSLNAAAAAAAAAAANHPAAALASMHGFGVGVPGTSIPSVSTGSGSISTNSGGHGSYKSTASAYGKPSTMTSSSMASNPGSAYDPVTLHKELLAMQAVAAAASGSGSSSSSSKKSGGGGSSSSSMHGHGMGMGGSGGLMSSGKASTSVSASNSSLGGMHPSLANSNPLMSPHAALGSSSSSSGKDRDKNNPSLNALNSLSQFGALGMTPQQSMQAAMNAFAASTGVSSSATITSSPHHSSQQQQQQMGGNSSTSGSGGKSSAKDYMMGTGSEHPSLLGVRLPPDTEIIKYTSSIVGPKIPGTTSRGRKKTISETEQQTTQQQQKQHQAEQHLLQQQQQAQAQAQKELDSTTNAISSLLAFPGLSPAKRARLEMEYAAMAAAAQQQHQQAQQQHQAQQQLHGMLGAAGIPGMAGLVGLPGMSGNPLDQLSVSKASSSTAATTSTSSSSAGNSNLLNQSSSDRVEVIKLPPTITSNGAYNLSSKGKEVHDLTTDLAPTSGGVNLSLKANANNASALAPSGAVGSASNPITIDDFDAPLNLSMKPSDKSNSGSTTPAGGASSSSSATLANLASDYQAVASGQGGNSLQSLSSITAALGGTGGMPGGSISGSGGTSPAPAGASTGASGGTGSGSGGGSSSYKEGRPRNLGRGVSKPKKNTVASLLAQSRAVGLKPMLATQQLLQQGADIEKIRLALSEANAHMETSTDSESVAAESGLSESESEDANILNVAELRVPLELGWKRETVIRGLTKQGQIRGEVTYYAPGSTTPLKSNGQVFAILEQQPSNLSRENFSFSARAIVGSFLQPAPPPYANDGEYIRMTDEDVAKRLEDLKVFTRQTLNVEQRIEIAKQQQAMRDAKKLQKEELARNKEKARQEKNSKLEQQRKDKELKNQQAVEERKKRQEELDRLKQEELLKKQQEKEKRRQEAILAKEQELQKQKEMLLAAEMERERRRQHMSLIRMLEVRRKFEDREKKKHQLVLDRLLLRERRMAERKRDAEILQLIRRPNEDSELPQELVIPELDRIAGNRLPGQAMADLLMVFEFLHNFGETLGFDMESLPTLQNLHDALISDSSADAEEELLSVMTHLLVCAIEDPGVPNPGRHTTLLGQSLRNADITNSNVSEILRIYLYATATGEVRQMHGITVDRERERRVPDHHQVDTDTATHSHSAKNQEYYKLLHENDTWKLSHSLKDRPFVALNPTRKAQMLAHLCNDLLMNKAVLRQIDGSLETCAQMRKEKYMTDMKVRKYKALHMRKARIEAYERAQAEREAAMQALMAQQKLDAERLKAEEEAKAAAAEEAAAAAGTEEEATKDGSPNGEKPKEEDQDEQAITKEPQQQPMDVDGVVDEESLVSPAKNVIQADSTLTPNKQDMATPTYQINGSSTPTTSATTGSDVSALLQAKKSGARNSINDEHHHDVSIIDDDLSDLDSEITNVEEDEDNRLSADELQKKLDKIVRASLNCKEALEKSTNQLRAACFGQDRFWRRYWKLPKAGGIFIEALESAQNDICGYHEALEAMDDKKDAEGEKDNAEKEKTDAESVEQPMDVDESLTQVEDGAPAQNEEPSETNQPNSHQEEEDDDDDVTEINKVEPEIVDLGDDDDEAAPPVPKAEPPRPEIKVKSEMELMGPPPTTMISTKTDFEAEIKIPAMPGILMPPTLNNNNSSNNNNNNNGSDNCDKLESGLNLGLSQQQQPNFGQAVIKMEDVKKEDDCIIVSTSSADDTPKWFSIVRREVPLVSELPAEEGGVVGQELQTSFANQNCSAQLQLQGHPWDLINNMQYYSIPMDECKVDTSKIVNECVFSLSGLDEKQMLAKVEEYKAHKAESKNGLGSPHRHPETEDDEEQAKLRLDKNFGTEMETDADELAAGKDKFFRLRSDAPPDTGGGANEGGAQDVKPKIELRLDEALSQAYYHNIANMSLSSVQTYIPIDIPLPLSMTPDEHRLLEQVKLAGFPERVHGVYVPRRQRYGWWQLDDEQKLRQLLKTLNPSGLRERELQENLQRFLGLEQPLGVNYQLKSDTEFPEEFLMPDKKGDWNPKVAKRVELALIEQLESLEDKVASASMQLKNWQLPNRVESELTLDSQEDVTEEDFVSIIPMIRERIIDLEANIERRYLKPPLGSQTGDAHLAVIAQNQHTTTQTQNSASAAAYLLQMQQQQQQQQLAQQQQQQGSATGNSLNPSSFNERTMALAAAAAASGTGNNATGGVNSAAGGGGGATPCESGSGEPNSGNASPASNCDSDRDEKVEHIPKGLVQWRDAVSRSHTTAQLAMALYVLESCVAWDKSIMKAVLLRVREQGHQ from the exons gagcaggtgTCCTTGGCCAGGGCGGCGGAAATGGAGGAGGTGGCAACGGAGGCGGTGGCTCTTCATCCGGCTCCACAGGCAGCAAGTCGAATAAGTCGCGCAAGGAGAAGCGAGctgcccagcagcaacaacaacagcagcaaagTCTGGCCAACAGTCTGAAcgcggcagctgcggcggcagcagcagcagcggccaaCCATCCCGCAGCTGCGCTGGCCAGTATGCATGGATTCGGAGTGGGAGTGCCGGGCACCAGCATTCCGTCGGTGAGCACGGGCAGTGGTTCTATATCCACCAACAGTGGCGgccatgggagctataag AGCACGGCTAGCGCCTATGGAAAACCCTCGACCATGACGAGCAGTAGTATGGCTAGCAATCCGGGCTCCGCTTACGATCCTGTGACTCTTCACAAGGAGCTCTTGGCCATGCAGGCCGTGGCAGCCGCTGCCTCCGGCTCGGGTTCAAGCAGTTCCTCCAGCAAGAAGTCCGGTGGAGGTGGCTCGTCATCCTCCTCAATGCATGGCCATGGGATGGGAATGGGTGGCAGCGGTGGACTGATGTCCAGTGGCAAGGCTTCGACCAGTGTAAGCGCTAGCAATTCATCACTAGGAGGAATGCATCCCAGTCTGGCCAATAGCAATCCGCTCATGTCTCCGCATGCGGCATTGGGCTCATCCTCTTCGTCATCCGGCAAGGATCGTGACAAAAACAATCCCTCGCTAAACGCGCTCAACTCGCTGTCACAGTTTGGAGCCTTGGGCATGACGCCGCAACAGAGCATGCAGGCGGCAATGAATGCTTTTGCGGCCAGCACCGGAGTGTCGTCCTCGGCCACGATAACCTCTTCGCCGCATCACTcctcccagcagcagcagcagcaaatggGCGGCAACAGTTCCACGTCAGGATCGGGCGGCAAGTCCAGCGCCAAGGATTACATGATGGG CACTGGTAGTGAGCACCCGTCTCTACTGGGAGTTCGTTTACCACCGGACACGGAGATAATCAAGTACACGTCCTCCATTGTGGGACCCAAGATACCTGGTACTACCTCGCGCGGTCGCAAAAAGACAATATCCGAAACTGAACAGcaaacaacacaacaacaacagaaacaACACCAAGCAGAACAACACCTACtccaacaacagcaacaagcaCAAGCACAAGCACAAAAAGAGCTCGACAGCACCACAAATGCCATTTCCTCTCTGCTTGCATTTCCAGGTCTCAGTCCCGCGAAGCGGGCTAGACTCGAAATGGAGTACGCGGCAATGGCCGCGGCCGCccagcaacaacatcagcaggcccagcagcaacaccaggcGCAGCAGCAACTCCACGGGATGCTGGGGGCAGCAGGAATCCCTGGAATGGCTGGACTGGTCGGTCTGCCCGGCATGAGTGGCAATCCGCTCGATCAGTTGAGTGTGAGCAAGGCCAGCTCCTCGACGGCGGCCACCACCAGTACCAGTTCCTCCTCAGCAGGGAACAGCAACCTGCTCAACCAGAGCTCCAGTGATCGCGTGGAGGTGATCAAACTGCCGCCAACAATCACTTCGAATGGGGCCTATAACCTCTCCAGCAAGGGAAAAGAGGTGCACGACCTCACCACCGATCTGGCACCCACTTCCGGAGGTGTGAATCTCAGCCTGAAGGCCAATGCGAACAATGCCAGCGCCTTAGCGCCCAGCGGAGCCGTGGGCTCAGCCTCTAATCCCATCACCATCGATGACTTTGATGCTCCACTTAATCTATCCATGAAACCCTCGGACAAGAGCAACAGTGGCTCTACAACTCCGGCAGGAGGAGCCTCCTCTTCATCCAGCGCAACGTTGGCCAATTTGGCCAGTGACTATCAGGCGGTGGCCAGTGGCCAAGGCGGAAATAGCCTGCAGAGCTTGAGCTCGATTACAGCTGCTTTGGGAGGAACTGGAGGCATGCCAGGTGGCTCCATTTCGGGCAGCGGAGGCACCTCCCCGGCTCCGGCGGGGGCCAGCACAGGAGCCTCTGGTGGTACGGGATCTGGTTCCGGCGGGGGTTCGTCTTCTTACAAAGAGGGAAGACCTCGCAACCTTGGACGCGGTGTATCCAAGCCCAAGAAAAACACGGTTGCTTCGCTGCTGGCCCAATCCCGAGCTGTGGGCCTAAAACCCATGCTGGCCACCCAGCAACTTCTTCAGCAGGGTGCTGATATA GAGAAAATTCGACTAGCGCTGAGCGAGGCCAATGCTCATATGGAGACCTCCACGGATTCCGAGAGCGTGGCAGCTGAGAGTGGACTCTCAGAGTCTGAGAGCGAGGATGCCAACATCTTGAATGTGGCGGAGCTGAGGGTGCCACTGGAATTGGGCTGGAAGCGGGAGACAGTGATCCGTGGTCTGACTAAGCAGGGTCAAATCCGTGGCGAGGTCACCTACTATGCTCCGGGAAGCACGACTCCTCTGAAGAGCAACGGACAGGTTTTTGCT ATCCTGGAGCAGCAGCCATCGAATCTGAGCCGTGAGAACTTCAGTTTCTCTGCTCGAGCCATTGTGGGCTCCTTCCTGCAGCCCGCTCCACCGCCGTACGCCAACGATGGCGAGTACATACGGATGACGGACGAGGATGTGGCCAAACGGCTGGAGGATCTTAAGGTCTTCACCCGTCAGACACTTAATGTGGAGCAGCGTATCGAGATCgccaagcagcagcaggcgatGCGTGATGCCAAGAAGCTGCAGAAGGAGGAGTTGGCCAGGAACAAGGAGAAGGCACGCCAGGAGAAGAACTCCAAGCTGGAGCAGCAGCGCAAGGACAAGGAGCTCAAGAACCAGCAGGCCGTCGAG GAGCGCAAAAAGCGTCAGGAGGAGCTAGATCGCCTTAAGCAAGAGGAATTGCTTAAGAAGCAACAG GAGAAAGAAAAGCGTCGTCAGGAGGCCATTTTAGCCAAGGAACAG GAGCTGCAAAAACAGAAAGAGATGCTGTTGGCTGCCGAAATG GAACGAGAGCGTCGTCGCCAGCATATGAGCCTCATTCGGATGCTGGAGGTGCGTCGCAAGTTCGAGGATCGCGAAAAGAAGAAGCACCAGCTGGTGCTGGACCGTCTACTCCTGCGTGAGCGTCGCATGGCGGAGCGGAAACGAGATGCAGAGATCCTGCAGTTGATCAGGCGACCCAACGAGGACTCTGAGCTTCCACAGGAATTGGTGATCCCAGAGCTGGACAGGATTGCGGGCAACCGTCTGCCCGGCCAGGCAATGGCCGATCTGCTGATGGTCTTCGAATTCCTGCACAACTTCGGCGAAACTTTGGGCTTTGACATGGAATCACTGCCAACACTCCAGAACCTACACGATGCATTGATTAGCGATAGCAGCGCAGACGCTGAAGAAGAACTACTGTCGGTAATGACGCATCTATTGGTCTGTGCCATTGAGGATCCGGGAGTTCCCAATCCCGGTAGACACACCACCTTGCTGGGACAATCGCTCCGCAACGCGGACATAACCAACTCGAATGTGTCGGAGATCCTGAGGATCTATCTGTATGCCACGGCCACGGGTGAGGTGCGCCAAATGCACGGCATCACAGTGGATCGCGAGCGAGAGAGGAGAGTGCCTGATCACCACCAGGTGGATACCGATACCGCCACCCACTCACACTCGGCCAAGAACCAGGAGTATTACAAGCTCCTCCACGAGAACGACACCTGGAAGCTGTCGCATTCGCTGAAGGATCGCCCCTTCGTGGCCCTTAATCCCACCCGGAAAGCCCAGATGTTAGCCCACCTCTGCAATGATCTGTTGATGAACAAGGCGGTGCTTCGCCAGATTGATGGCAGTCTGGAGACCTGCGCCCAGATGCGCAAGGAAAAGTACATGACGGACATGAAGGTGCGCAAGTACAAGGCACTCCACATGCGCAAGGCTCGCATTGAGGCCTACGAACGGGCACAAGCGGAGCGCGAGGCAGCGATGCAGGCTCTGATGGCGCAGCAAAAGCTGGATGCAGAGCGTCTGAAGGCGGAGGAGGAAGCCAAGGCTGCGGCAGCAGAGgaggcagcagctgcagccggAACAGAGGAGGAGGCAACCAAGGATGGCTCACCCAATGGAGAGAAGCCGAAAGAGGAGGATCAGGATGAACAGGCGATCACCAAGGAACCCCAGCAGCAGCCCATGGATGTTGATGGCGTGGTCGATGAGGAATCGCTTGTGAGCCCCGCCAAAAACGTCATCCAAGCGGACAGCACTCTCACGCCCAACAAACAGGacatggccacgcccacctatCAAATAAATGGATCTAGTACTCCCACGACCAGTGCCACCACTGGATCCGACGTGAGTGCTCTGCTGCAGGCCAAGAAGAGCGGAGCACGCAACTCCATTAACGATGAGCACCACCATGATGTGAGCATTATCGACGATGATCTCTCCGACTTGGATTCGGAGATCACGAATgtcgaggaggacgaggacaaTCGCTTGAGTGCCGATGAGCTGCAGAAGAAGCTGGACAAGATTGTGAGGGCTTCGCTAAACTGCAAGGAGGCGCTGGAGAAGAGCACCAACCAGCTGAGGGCGGCCTGCTTTGGACAGGATCGCTTCTGGCGTCGCTACTGGAAGTTGCCCAAGGCGGGTGGCATCTTCATTGAAGCTCTTGAGTCGGCCCAGAATGATATATGCGGTTATCATGAGGCCTTGGAGGCCATGGACGACAAGAAGGATGCAGAGGGCGAGAAGGATAACGCAGAGAAAGAGAAAACCGATGCGGAGTCAGTTGAACAACCCATGGATGTGGATGAATCTCTCACGCAAGTGGAGGACGGAGCTCCAGCCCAGAATGAGGAGCCGTCTGAAACTAATCAGCCGAATTCCCATCAAGAAGAGGaggatgacgatgatgatgtgACCGAAATCAACAAGGTGGAACCGGAAATTGTTGACCTGggtgatgacgatgatgaagCAGCTCCGCCAGTGCCCAAAGCGGAACCTCCTCGGCCAGAGATAAAGGTTAAGTCAGAGATGGAGCTGATGGGTCCGCCGCCCACGACGATGATTTCCACCAAGACCGACTTCGAGGCGGAAATCAAGATACCCGCTATGCCTGGCATACTTATGCCACCCAccctcaacaacaacaacagcagcaataacaataacaacaataacggAAGCGACAACTGTGATAAGTTGGAATCGGGCTTGAATCTGGGATTaagtcagcagcagcagccaaacTTTGGACAGGCTGTAATCAAGATGGAGGATGTGAAGAAAGAGGACGACTGCATTATAGTTTCCACATCCAGTGCTGACGATACACCCAAGTGGTTCTCCATTGTGCGCCGGGAAGTGCCGCTGGTCAGTGAGCTGCCAGCGGAGGAGGGCGGCGTCGTGGGCCAGGAACTGCAGACCAGCTTTGCCAACCAGAACTGCTCCgcccagctgcagctgcagggTCATCCCTGGGATCTGATCAACAACATGCAGTACTACTCGATACCCATGGACGAATGCAAGGTGGACACCAGCAAGATAGTCAACGAGTGCGTCTTCTCGCTGAGTGGCCTCGATGAGAAGCAAATGCTGGCCAAGGTGGAGGAGTACAAGGCCCACAAGGCGGAGTCAAAAAACGGTCTGGGCTCTCCTCATCGCCACCCCGAGACTGAAGATGATGAGGAGCAGGCCAAGTTGAGGTTGGACAAGAATTTCGGCACCGAAATGGAAACGGATGCAGATGAACTGGCGGCTGGCAAGGACAAGTTTTTTCGCTTGCGCTCTGATGCGCCCCCGGACACGGGGGGAGGGGCAAACGAGGGGGGAGCCCAGGACGTGAAGCCCAAGATTGAGCTGCGCCTGGATGAGGCGCTATCGCAGGCATATTACCACAACATTGCCAACATGTCGCTGAGCAGTGTGCAAACGTACATACCCATCGACataccgctgccgctctccATGACGCCCGACGAGCATCGTCTTCTGGAGCAGGTCAAGCTGGCGGGTTTTCCGGAACGAGTCCACGGGGTCTACGTGCCTCGACGACAGCGCTACGGCTGGTGGCAGTTGGATGACGAGCAGAAGTTGCGCCAGTTGCTCAAGACCCTGAATCCGTCTGGGCTGAGGGAGCGGGAGCTGCAGGAGAATCTTCAGCGTTTCCTCGGGCTGGAACAGCCATTGGGTGTGAACTATCAGCTCAAGTCGGATACAGAGTTTCCGGAGGAGTTCCTTATGCCCGACAAGAAGGGCGATTGGAACCCCAAGGTGGCCAAACGTGTGGAACTTGCGCTCATCGAGCAACTGGAATCCCTGGAGGACAAGGTGGCCAGTGCCTCGATGCAGTTGAAGAACTGGCAGTTGCCCAATCGCGTGGAGAGTGAGCTCACCCTGGACTCGCAGGAGGATGTCACCGAGGAGGATTTCGTGAGCATTATACCCATGATCCGGGAGAGGATTATTGATTTGGAGGCGAATATCGAGAGACGCTACTTGAAGCCCCCCTTGGGATCGCAGACCGGCGATGCCCACCTGGCGGTGATTGCCCAGAACCAGCATACCACCACCCAGACGCAGAATTCCGCATCGGCGGCAGCATATCTCCTGCagatgcaacagcagcagcagcaacaacagttggcccaacaacagcagcaacaaggaTCGGCAACGGGCAATAGCCTGAATCCCTCGTCCTTCAATGAGCGCACCATGGCtctggcggcggcggcagcagcttcGGGAACAGGAAACAacgccaccggaggcgtgaacTCTgcagccggaggaggaggaggagcaacCCCCTGTGAATCGGGCAGCGGGGAACCGAACTCCGGCAATGCCTCGCCGGCCAGCAACTGCGACAGCGACCGGGATGAGAAGGTGGAGCACATCCCCAAGGGATTGGTGCAGTGGCGCGATGCAGTGTCCCGGTCGCACACCACCGCCCAGCTGGCGATGGCCCTGTACGTCCTGGAATCCTGCGTGGCCTGGGACAAGAGCATTATGAAAGCG GTACTGCTACGAGTGCGTGAACAAGGCCACCAATGA